The Capra hircus breed San Clemente chromosome 2, ASM170441v1, whole genome shotgun sequence genome window below encodes:
- the GPR1 gene encoding G-protein coupled receptor 1 isoform X2 produces MEDLEETLFEDFENYSYALEYYSPETDSEEKAHLGAIHWVSLVLCCLAFVLGIPGNATVIWFTGFKWKKTVTTLWFLNLAIADFIFLLFLPLYISYVAMNFHWPFGIWLCKANSFIAQLNMFASVFFLMVISLDRYIYLIRPVLSHRYRTLRNSLIVIIVVWLLASLMGGPALYFRDTLELNNHTLCYNNFHEHDVDLRLMRHHVLTWVKVIVGYLLPLLTMSICYLCLIFKVKKRSILIYSKHFWTILAVVMAFLICWTPYHLFSIWELTIHHNSYFHQVLQAGIPLSTGLAFLNSCLNPILYVLISKKFQARFRASVAEILKYTLWEVSCSGTLSDQLRNSETKNPSLLETAQ; encoded by the coding sequence ATGGAAGATCTAGAGGAGACATTATTTGAAGACTTTGAGAACTACTCCTATGCCCTGGAATATTACTCCCCAGAGACTGATTCAGAGGAGAAAGCACACCTGGGAGCCATTCACTGGGTCTCCTTGGTGTTGTGCTGTTTGGCATTTGTCCTGGGCATTCCAGGAAATGCCACTGTCATTTGGTTCACGGGATTCAAGTGGAAGAAGACAGTCACCACTCTGTGGTTCCTCAATCTAGCCATCgcagatttcatttttcttctcttcttaccTCTGTACATCTCATATGTGGCCATGAATTTTCACTGGCCCTTTGGCATCTGGCTGTGCAAGGCCAATTCCTTCATTGCCCAGTTGAACATGTTTGCCAGTGTCTTCTTCCTGATGGTAATAAGCCTGGACCGCTATATCTACTTGATCCGCCCTGTCTTATCTCATCGGTACCGTACCCTCAGGAACTCTCTGATTGTTATTATAGTTGTTTGGCTTTTGGCTTCACTAATGGGTGGGCCAGCTCTGTACTTCCGGGACACTCTGGAGTTGAATAACCACACTCTTTGCTATAACAACTTCCATGAGCATGATGTGGACCTCAGATTGATGAGGCATCATGTTCTGACCTGGGTGAAAGTTATTGTTGGGTACCTCCTCCCTCTGCTAACAATGAGCATTTGCTACTTGTGCCTCATCTTCAAGGTGAAGAAGCGAAGCATCCTGATCTACAGTAAGCACTTCTGGACCATCCTGGCTGTGGTCATGGCCTTTCTGATTTGCTGGACTCCTTATCACCTGTTTAGCATTTGGGAACTCACGATTCACCACAATAGCTATTTCCACCAAGTGCTACAGGCTGGCATCCCCCTCTCCACTGGCCTGGCGTTCCTCAATAGTTGCTTGAACCCCATCCTTTACGTCCTGATTAGTAAGAAGTTCCAAGCGCGCTTCCGGGCCTCAGTGGCTGAGATACTAAAATACACTCTGTGGGAGGTGAGCTGTTCAGGCACCCTGAGTGACCAGCTGAGGAACTCTGAAACCAAGAATCCGAGTCTCCTAGAAACAGCCCAGTAA
- the GPR1 gene encoding G-protein coupled receptor 1 isoform X1 codes for MSSEHSCRGWSSTDCANQDINLWVERQINCCICSFCKTMEDLEETLFEDFENYSYALEYYSPETDSEEKAHLGAIHWVSLVLCCLAFVLGIPGNATVIWFTGFKWKKTVTTLWFLNLAIADFIFLLFLPLYISYVAMNFHWPFGIWLCKANSFIAQLNMFASVFFLMVISLDRYIYLIRPVLSHRYRTLRNSLIVIIVVWLLASLMGGPALYFRDTLELNNHTLCYNNFHEHDVDLRLMRHHVLTWVKVIVGYLLPLLTMSICYLCLIFKVKKRSILIYSKHFWTILAVVMAFLICWTPYHLFSIWELTIHHNSYFHQVLQAGIPLSTGLAFLNSCLNPILYVLISKKFQARFRASVAEILKYTLWEVSCSGTLSDQLRNSETKNPSLLETAQ; via the coding sequence ATTTGTTCATTCTGCAAGACCATGGAAGATCTAGAGGAGACATTATTTGAAGACTTTGAGAACTACTCCTATGCCCTGGAATATTACTCCCCAGAGACTGATTCAGAGGAGAAAGCACACCTGGGAGCCATTCACTGGGTCTCCTTGGTGTTGTGCTGTTTGGCATTTGTCCTGGGCATTCCAGGAAATGCCACTGTCATTTGGTTCACGGGATTCAAGTGGAAGAAGACAGTCACCACTCTGTGGTTCCTCAATCTAGCCATCgcagatttcatttttcttctcttcttaccTCTGTACATCTCATATGTGGCCATGAATTTTCACTGGCCCTTTGGCATCTGGCTGTGCAAGGCCAATTCCTTCATTGCCCAGTTGAACATGTTTGCCAGTGTCTTCTTCCTGATGGTAATAAGCCTGGACCGCTATATCTACTTGATCCGCCCTGTCTTATCTCATCGGTACCGTACCCTCAGGAACTCTCTGATTGTTATTATAGTTGTTTGGCTTTTGGCTTCACTAATGGGTGGGCCAGCTCTGTACTTCCGGGACACTCTGGAGTTGAATAACCACACTCTTTGCTATAACAACTTCCATGAGCATGATGTGGACCTCAGATTGATGAGGCATCATGTTCTGACCTGGGTGAAAGTTATTGTTGGGTACCTCCTCCCTCTGCTAACAATGAGCATTTGCTACTTGTGCCTCATCTTCAAGGTGAAGAAGCGAAGCATCCTGATCTACAGTAAGCACTTCTGGACCATCCTGGCTGTGGTCATGGCCTTTCTGATTTGCTGGACTCCTTATCACCTGTTTAGCATTTGGGAACTCACGATTCACCACAATAGCTATTTCCACCAAGTGCTACAGGCTGGCATCCCCCTCTCCACTGGCCTGGCGTTCCTCAATAGTTGCTTGAACCCCATCCTTTACGTCCTGATTAGTAAGAAGTTCCAAGCGCGCTTCCGGGCCTCAGTGGCTGAGATACTAAAATACACTCTGTGGGAGGTGAGCTGTTCAGGCACCCTGAGTGACCAGCTGAGGAACTCTGAAACCAAGAATCCGAGTCTCCTAGAAACAGCCCAGTAA